GGAGATGAGTAAGATTCAAAAACATAATGTCTTGAAATTATCAGGTTTAGAACCTTTGGTTTTTACACCTGAAATCAATTTCGTCAATATAGGAGAACGGACCAATGTAACCGGTTCCAAAAAATTCGCAAAGCTGATCTTGAATGGTCAATTTGATGAGGCTTTGGAAATTGCTCTGGACCAGGTAAGGGGAGGTGCACAGATTTTGGATGTGTGCATGGATGAAGGAATGTTGGATGGTGTGGCAGCGATGGAGAGGTTTCTGAATTTGATTGCCTCAGAACCTGAAATCAGTAAGATTCCCATTATGATTGATTCTTCCCGCTGGGAGATTATTCTTGCCGGGCTTAAATGTATTCAGGGTAAGGGAATTGTCAATTCCATCAGCTTGAAAAACGGAGAGGAGGAGTTTATCCAACAGGCCAAGACCATCAAAAAATTTGGGGCCGCAGTAGTGGTGATGGCTTTTGATGAGCAAGGTCAAGCGGATACCTATCAGAGAAGAATTGATATCTGTAAGCGGAGCTATGACATTTTAGTAAAAAAAGTCAAATTCAATCCTCAGGATATCATCTTCGATCCCAATATTTTTCCTGTAGCCACAGGCATGGAAGAGCACAGGCGCAATGCCTTGGATTTTTTTCTTGCGACCAAGTGGATCAAGGAAAATCTGCCAGGAGCCAAAGTAAGCGGCGGCGTAAGTAATGTGAGTTTTTCTTTTAGGGGAAATAATCCTGTGAGGGAAGCCATGCATGCTGCGTTTTTGTACCATGCCATCCGCCATGGAATGGATATGGGTATAGTAAATCCCACCATGTTGGAGGTTTATGATGATATACCGAAGGATTTATTGGAAAAGGTGGAAGATGTTCTTTTTGATCGGTCAGATAATGCAACGGAAGCTTTGTTGGCATTTGCAGAGACAGTCAAATCCCAGGACAAAAAAGAAATTGTTTCAGAAGCTTGGAGGCAGGACTCAGTAGAGAAAAGGATTGAGCATGCACTGGTCAAAGGAATCATTGATTATATCATTGAAGATACCGAGGAGGCCCGCCTGAAGTATCAAAATCCCCTGAAAGTCATAGAAGGTCCATTAATGGATGGGATGAATGTGGTGGGAGACCTTTTTGGAGAGGGGAAGATGTTTTTGCCCCAGGTGGTCAAATCAGCTCGGGTGATGAAAAAGGCAGTGGCCTATCTGGAACCATTTATGCCTAAGCTTGGGGATACCGGCTACAGCCAGGAACAGAGTAGCATCAAAAAAATCCTGTTGGCTACAGTCAAGGGCGATGTTCATGATATCGGTAAGAATATAGTTGGAGTAGTATTGGCCTGCAATAGTTACCAGATCATTGATCTGGGTGTGATGGTAGATGCCCAAAAAATCATTGATGAAGCCTTAAAAAACAAGGTGGATATTATCGGGCTTAGTGGCCTGATCACCCCTTCTCTGGATGAAATGGTCAATGTAGCTTCTGAAATGGATAGGCAGGGACTGAAGATTCCTTTGTTGATAGGAGGAGCCACCACCTCAAGGATACACACAGCGGTAAAAATTGACCCGGTGTACAGCGGGACAGTGGTCCACGTTACAGATGCTTCCAAATCGGTCCCGATTGCAGGAGAGGCCATTTCAGAAGAAACAAAGGAAGCATACCACAAAGAAATCAAAGCGACCTATAAAAAGCTTAGAGAGGAGCATGAAGCCAAACAGCAAGTAAAACAATTGGTGAGTTATGAGGAGGCCAAAGCCAATCCTGTTTTTATTGATTGGGAACATTTCCAGCCCATAGCACCTCGTAAGGAAGGAATTACGGTTTTGGATAATTTGGACCTCAATATTTTGAGGAAGTACATAGACTGGACCCCATTTTTCAGCACTTGGATGCTGAGTGGTAAGTATCCCAAAATCCTGGAAGATCCCGTGGTTGGAAAAGAAGCCTCCCGCTTGTATGAGGATGCCAATCAAATGCTGGACCAAATCATTCAGGAGAAATGGTTGGAGGCCAAGGCAGTGGTCGGTATTTTTCCTGTAAAAAGAGTCCATGATGATCTTAAAATCTTTGGAGGTTCCAAAGAATACACCCTCCATTTTTTAAGGCAACAAGGCAAAAAAGGAAAGGGAGTTCCAAATAGGTCATTGGTAGATTATATACATCCTTCCAAAACAGATTATTTGGGTGGGTTTGCAGTAACCGCCGGATGGGGTATCGAGGCCAAGCTGAAGGAGTTTCAGGAAAAGCATGATGATTACCATGACATCATGCTCAAGGCCCTGGCTGACCGATTGGCAGAGGCAGGCGCTGAATACCTCCATGAATTGATCCGCAAAGAAATATGGGGTTATGCACCATCAGAGTCCCTTGATAATGAAGCCTTGATCAAAGAAGAGTATATAGGCATACGACCTGCACCAGGCTATCCTGCCTGTCCCGAACATTCTGAAAAAAAGACTTTATTTGACCTTTTGGAGGTTGAAAAAAACACTGGAATCACGTTGACCGACAGCTTTGCCATGTATCCCACTTCGTCGGTCAGCGGATTCTATTTTGCCCATCCGGAAAGCAAGTATTTTGGGCTGGGAAAAATCGGGGAAGACCAGGTTGCCGATTATGCTTCAAGAAAGGGTATCAGTAAGGCTCAAGCTGAAAAGTGGTTATCTCCTAATTTGGCTTACTCTCCATCACTTCAGGTTCAAGAAAATTAATTATGAAAATTACAGAATATATCGAGCAGGCAGATAAACCCCTGTTTTCTTTTGAAATTTTACCTCCTCTAAAAGGACAAAGTCTAAAGGATTTGTGTGAGGGTATAGAACCCTTGATGGAGTTCAATCCACCTTTTGTGGATGTTACTTACCATAGGGAGGAATTCATTTATAAGAAGCATCCCAGTGGCCTTTTGGAAAAGGTCGCTACGAAAAAACGTCCCGGTACTGTGGGTATTTGTGCTGCGATCATGAACCGCTTTAAGGTAGAGGCGGTACCCCATTTATTGTGCGGTGGTTTTACCAAAGAGGAAACCGAAAACGCATTGATCGACCTGAACTTTATAGGAGTCCAAAATATTCTGGCTTTAAGGGGAGATGCCCCAAAAAGTGAAAATAAATTTGTTCCAGAACCCAACGGGCATGCTTATACCAAAGATTTGGTCAAGCAGATTGTGAATATGAACCATGGGAGGTATCTCCATGAGGAAACAGAGACGGGTTTTCATACGGATTTTTGTGTGGGCGTAGCAGGCTATCCTGAAAAACATTTTGAAGCACCCAGCTTGAAGTTTGACCTCAAACACTTAAAAGAAAAGATAGATGCTGGAGCAGAGTATATTGTAACCCAGATGTTTTTTGACAACCAAAAGTATTTTGATTTTGTCAAAAAAGTTAGAGAAATGGGGATTACAGTTCCCATTATCCCGGGGATAAAGCCAATTACCACCCTAGGACAAATCACCATGTTGCCAAGGACTTTTTATCTTGATCTTCCGGATGCTTTGATGGATGAGCTTGAAAAGTGTAAAACCAATGCTGATGTCCGGGAAGTTGGCGTGGAGTGGGCCATTCACCAAAGTAAAGAACTGATCGCGAATGGCGTGCCTGTGCTGCATTACTACACCATGAGTAAGGCGGAGGCTACCTATAGGATTGCTAAGGAGGTATTCTAAAGATAAATTCTTTCGTTGTCCAGAGTTTTTAACTCTGGACTGCTGAATTTTGAGCTTTCAGCTTATTTTTTTGAGGAGATGGGAGTGTTTGAGTTTGAAAAATTATTGCTCAGTGGTCCCGAGTTCGGAAACGCGGGACAACGATAATTGCAGTAATGTTTGTTTTGTGTTATATTGGATTCAAAGTAAAGTATTTATGAAGCCTTCCAAGACGTTTTTTTTGTTTTTAGCTGTTTTGTTAGGCTTAGTTCCTTTGTCCTGTGATCTATTTTGTCATGATTCCTGTGGATGTGGAAAGCTTACTCCAACAAGGAATTTTGTGATTGATACAATGAAGGCTGAGATTACGGCCAACAATCAGGCTGCTGAACCTGGCCAAAAATATTCAGTGAATGATTTGGTTATCAGAATTTGGGTATATGAAGTAACTCACGCGAGTGCAATCAATCAACTTTCCGGTTTTTCTTTCATTTCTTCCGCATTTGCCTGTGATCCAATACCTCCCGGCTCAGAACATTATTTGAAGCACATCAAGTTGATTACCAATCAATCTTTATCTTGGAAAGGGATGAAATTTCAAACCGGAGAAGAGGTGACTGAACTTTTCCGAGTGGCAGGATTCCAATCGGACCCATCCTTTGAATTTTTATATCAATACCGATTTAATTTTTTGGGCTATGAATCCTTATTGATTCGTGTAAAGGATTTTCCCTTAGAAGAAACGGACTTTGATGTTACTTTAAGCCTCACTTTAAGTGATGATAGAGACTTTGTGTTTGAGGATTTGAAGTTTCGGGTAAATTAAAGTTTGTCTTTTCCTTTTATGGCGCAATATTTTCAAGTATTTGGGCCAGTTGTGAGGAAAGGTTTTTTCTTGAGAATCTATTGATTAAGGATTTATCTGTAGCGTGGTCCGATGATTTATATCCCTTTAAAAATGAAACGATTTCATCTTGCTTGTTTGGTTCAATGATTTTGCCTGCCTGTGCTTGATGGATTAGGGAAGCGGCATCTCCGTTAGGGTCGCCGAGACCCAAAATTGTTTTTCCGCTTGCCAGGTATTCGAACAGCTTACCCGGTATATTTCCCTGGGCATTTTTGGTGGTGGTCAGGATCAGCAACAGGATATCTGCTGCTTGATAATATTCAAAAACCCGCTGATGACTGACATAACCTATGAATTCCACATGTCTTTCTAACCAGTTATCATTTTTCACAAATTGTTCCACTGCGGATGAAACCTTGCCTACAAATCGGAACCGAACTGAGAAAGCCGATGGTTCAAAGGCCTTTTTAAAAGCTTCTAAGAAAGGCAAAGGGTTGCGGATAGCATCAATTATCCCGGAATAGACGATTTCTAGATCTTTTTCTTTCAAACCTGTATTCTGGGAAAAAGTAGGGAAATCATCGGAATCAAATCCATTGGTCAAAAGGTGAACCTCCCTGTTTGCCAATTTTTTTAAATCTTTCTGAAAAGTCGGGCTGATAGTAGTTATGGCACTGGCTTTAGCAAGCACACGGCTCTCCAAAGTTTGATGTCGCTTTAGTACCCATGATAACATGGGTAAAGTGTCCAAAAACTCCCATTTAGACCAAGGATCTCTGAAATCTGCCAACCACGGTATTCCGGTTTTTTCATGCAGTTGCAGTCCAATTAGATGCATGCTATGCGGAGGTCCAGTTGTAATGATGGCTTGGTAATGGCCTTTTACCATCGAATCCTCTAAAAAGCTTACGGAGGGTTTGACCCAGAATACCCTTGGGTCAGGGATAAGCAAATTGGCCCTTAGCCAAATGGCCAGTCTATCAATGAGTGATTTTTCTTTCTTTTCTAAAATTGTGGCAGGGTCTCCTTTTAGATTTCCTTTGAGTTTTTTAAAAAGACCATAAGGTTCCCAGATAGGAAATTTGATCACTTCTAACTGTGGAGAAATGTCTTTTTCCAAAGAGGGATCCTGCAGTTCAAAATCCGGATTTTCAGGTGTAAAAATTGTTGGTTCCCAACCGTATTCGGGTAGGTATTTGGCAAACTTGAGCCAACGCTGAACGCCTGATCCTGCTGATGGAGGCCAATAGTAGGTGATGATTAGAACACGTCGGAGGCTCAAGTTTTTATCGGTTTGGTATATGTTTCAGGATTAAGTTATGGACATAGGCTTCCTTACAAAGGAAATTTACCAAAGGTGATGGATATCGGCCTTAAAGTATTTTTCATAGACTTCCCTTACTGCATCCATTTGCTCAGCACTAATCATAGGTAAATCCATGGCATGCAGATTTGCACTCACCTGTTCTACTTTTGAAGCACCGGGAATGACTGTGCTGACCTGAGGAAACATCAGAATCCATCGAATGGCCCAAGCGGACAAAGGTTCATTTCCTTTGAAGATTTCTTTAAGTTCTTCCACTGCTTTTAGGCCTTTTTGGTAATCTATTCCTGAAAAGGTTTCTCCTTTGTCAAAGGCTTCCCCATTTCTGTTGAATGTTCTATGGTCTTGAGGGCCAAAAACAGAAGTTGCGGTGAGTTTCTCTGTTAACAAGCCACTGGCAAGCGGCACCCTTGCGATGATGCCATAATCTTCTATGTTGGGTTGCGTGAAAAGGAACTCAGCCGGCTTGTGCCGGAACATATTGAAAATGATCTGTATACTGGAAACAATGTCATACTTCATAGCTGAGATGGCTTCTTCTACCAGTTCCACGCTTACCCCCATTGCCTGAATCTTACCTTCTGCTTTTAATTTTACAAATTCCTCAAATATTTCATCTCTTTGGTAAACCGGGGTAGGAGGGCAATGCAGCTGGATCAGATCAATGGTTTCTAACCCCATATTTTTTAGGGAGTTCTCTACAAAGTTCCTCAAAACTTCAGGGGTATACCCTTCGTTGGTATGAGGCTGGATTTGCCTGCCACATTTGGTGGCTACGTAAACTTTTTCTTTTCTTTCACGGACTACTTTGCCTACCGCTTTCTCACTAAGCCCGGCATCATAGACGTCAGCAGTGTCGATGAAATTGATTCCCAGATCTATCGCAGTATGTATGATATGATGGGCTGTTTTTTCATCAAAAGTTTTTCCCCAGCCTCCACCGACCTGCCATGTGCCTAAAGCTACCTCAGAAACACTCCAGCCGGTTTTTCCAAGTTTTCTATATTTCATTCCAATGCTTTTATTTTAGCGCTATTTCAGGAGGCAATTTAAATGTTTATATTTAATGCCATTAATAAAATTTACATGAAATCCCGAAGAAAATTTCTCCAAACCTTAACTGTAGCCGGGGCTGCAGCAAGCTTACCTATTCAACTTATGGCAGAACAAACAAAAAAACAAAAAATGATTCACCAGGTCTTTTTCTGGTTAAAAAACGGTGTTGATGTTTCAGATTTTATCAAAGAAGCATCTGTATTGGGTAAATGTAAAACAGTAGATAAATTTTACATTGGAACCCCTGCGCCCACAGAGGCAAGAGATGTGGTAGATCATAGTTATCAGGTTGCCTGTACCTTGTTTTTCAAAAGTATTGAAGATCAAAATGCTTATCAGGTGGATCCCTTGCATTTGAAATTTATTGAAAGAAATTCAAACAAATGGTCAGCTGTCAAGGTATATGATTTTGTGATTTAAACCTATTCCGGTAGGTCTTACGTTAAAGACTAGAAAATACCAATCAAAAAATAAATGCGTACAATTAAAGTTAATTTCTGGGGGGTTCTATTGGTTTTTGCCATGGTATTCGCCTCCTGTAATCCAGAATCGGATGAAGTAGAGCTGGAGAAAGTAGAAAATGCTGTCAAAAAGGCAATTTTTGACAGTATGAAGGATTGGTATTTCTGGACTACCGAACTACCGGCTAATGTGGATGTGTCAAAGTTTTCAAGCAATCAAGAGCTATTGGATGCTTTGATGTTCCAGCCATTGGACAGATGGTCTTATTTGACCACAAGGGCCCAATTCAATGCAGCTTTTACCGGCCAGGCATCAGGAGCCCATGGTTTTAGTTTTGCTTTTGATGAGAATGAAAGACTTTTTGTTGCATTTGTTTTTTCTCAAGGGCCAGCAGGTAGAGATGGTTGGAGAAGAGGGTGGGAATTTATCGAAATCAATGGCCGTCCGATTTCTTCCTACCGAAATTCAAATGGAAGTTACAGCTTTGATTTGGGTCCCAATAATGTCGGCGTGACGAATACTTTCAAGTTTAGACTTCCTGATGGAACAGAAACAACCAGGACAATTGAAAAAGGTGCATTTCAGACGAATTCTGTACTCCACAGGGATGTCTATCATGTGGCTGGCAAAAAAGTTGGACATTGGGTTTACCAGAGTTTCAGGGCTACTGCAGGTCTAACTCCTACCAGAAGTCAGGAGGTAGATGATTCTTTCGACTATTTTCAGCGTGAAGGTATCAATGAATTGATCATAGACCTGAGATACAATGGAGGTGGATCCGTGGCCGTTACTGAGCAGATTTTGAATTATTTGGTGCCTGCAGCTGCTTCAGGGAGGCCCATGTACACCAATAGCCATAATGGAAATAAAACTGAAAGAAATGTTACGGTTAACTTCACTAAAAGAGGAAACCTTGCCCTTGACAGGGTGATTTTCATTACTTCCAGAGGTTCGGCTTCTGCTTCAGAGTTGGTCATCAACTGTCTTACCCCATACATGAATGTTTTCCTGATTGGAGACAATACTTATGGAAAGCCAGTGGGCTCTTTCCCTTTGTCCAGTTTTAACAGGACACTCAGTGCAAATGATGTTGAAATAGTGCCGATTACTTTTGCTATTGCCAATGCAAATGGTCAGGCGAATTATTTTGATGGTTTCCCAGCCAATATGCGGGTTGGAGATAATCCTGCAAGAGATTGGGGAGATCCGTTGGAAAGAAGATTGGCAGCAGCTTTGGATTATATAGCAAATGGGTCCGTTTCTTCAAGATTGGCATCCACCTATTACAAACCTGTCTGGGAAATGATCGATGCTTTTGAGGGATTAGAGAAGGAATTTCCTATGTATTAGTTCTTAAAAAAAAGCGGCTTTTTGGCCGCTTTTTTATTTTTCCGGAGAACTCAGTCTTCATCTGACTCCCAATCCCCTCTGTTCTTGATAATGTCGTAGGCCTGTAAAATAGCAGCTCTCATAGATCCCTCATCCGCAATTTTTTTACCGGCAATGTTGTAAGCCGTGCCATGATCCGGGGAGGTTCTTATGACTGGCAAACCTGCGGTGAAATTCACTCCGGTTTCAAATGCCAGGGATTTGAAAGGGATTAAGCCTTGGTCATGATACATTGCCAAAACCCCATCAAACTTCTTTTGGTGCATCATGCCAAAGAAACCATCAGAGGAATAGGGCCCGAAAACGAGATGTCCATTATCTTTGTATTCCCTAATGACGGGTTTGATGATTTGTTCTTCCTCATCGCCTAATAATCCATCTTCTCCGGCATGGGGATTAAGTCCTAACACAGCCACTCTTGGTTTTCCTATTCCAAAATCAGCCTGAAGCGATTGAAGCATGATGTCTAATTTCTTTTTGATGTTTTCAGCAGTAACATTTGAAGCTACCTGCTTGATAGGCATGTGACCGGTCACTAATCCTACCCGAATATCTTCTGCCACCAAAAACATCAAACTCTCCTTTACCTCAAAAGCAGCTGTGAGGTATTCTGTATGACCGATAAATTTTCTTTCCGGGGTATTGATGTTGTTCTTGTTCAAAGGAGCGGTCACCAGCCCGTCTATTTTTCCTTCTTTGAGGTCTTTGATTGCTGCATCCAGGGAGGCGATTGCCATTTTTCCTGCTTCTTGCGTTTCAACGCCCGGAATTACCTCTGGACTTTCGTCCATGACATTGATGACATTTATTTTCTTGTGGTGTACTTCATCGATGCTTTTGATCTGCATAAAATTGAAATCCTCCAATTCCAACTGCTTTCTATAAAAAGTTACGATCTTACCGTGGGCATAGATGACTGGGGTAATGAGCTTTTGAAGACGATTGTCCAGTAGTGCTTTGAGTGTGACTTCCGGTCCTACACCATTGATATCTCCTATACTGATCCCTATGACGGGTTTGTTTTTTCTTGGGTTCATGTTTTAAGCCATTGCTTAGTTTATAAAATTCGATTCAGGCTCCCGACTGCATGAAGTTTAAGTTTGGACTTGGAGCATCGGGCAAAGCTCGAGAATGAGTTCACAAATGATAGTTAGCCTTTGTGAGAATTCTCTTATTTTTGACCTGCAATTTATATAAAATAATCTTAGTAAAGCGAATGGAAAAGGTCAAACCCAAAAAACACCTTGGACAGCATTTTCTTACCGATCTGGGGATAGCGGAAAAAATTGCCAAGGCAGTTACTGGCCATCTTGGAGTGAGGAAGGTGCTAGAAATTGGTCCTGGGATGGGGGTATTGACTGATTTCCTGTTGAAAGAGCATTGGGATCTGTATTTGGTAGATATTGATACCGAATCCATCCAGTACCTGCATCAAAAGTATCCAATGCTTGGTGATAAGATCATTGAAGCGGATTATTTGAAAAAGGACTTTGCTCCCATCATGGGTGGGCCTTATGCGGTAGCAGGAAATTTTCCTTATAATATTTCTTCACAGATTTTCTTTAAAATCCTGGAAGAAAGGAATAGTGTGACCGAAGTAGTATGTATGCTTCAAAAGGAGGTTGCCCAGCGGATTGCCTCTCCAAAAGGGAACAAAGATTATGGGATTTTGTCTGTTTTATTACAGGCTTATTATGATATTGAATATTTATTTACTGTGCCGCCGGGTGTTTTCAATCCTCCTCCTAAAGTGAATTCGGGCGTAATCAGGTTGAAGAGAAACCAGGTTGTAAATTTGGATTGTGATGAAAAGCTCTTCTTCAGGGTGGTCAAACAGGGATTTGGCATGAGAAGAAAAACACTGCGCAATTCATTGAAGCCTCTTGGCCTCTCTGATGCATTAAAAGGAGATACCATCCTGGATAAAAGGGCTGAGCAGTTGGACGTTCAGGAATTTGTTATATTGACAAAAAAACTACAGGAATCTTGGAACCGATAAAATCATTTGAATTATCCAAAGAGTACCTGGAAAGCCTAAGAGAAGGCATTGAGATTCAGGACAACCAATTCATTACAGAGTCCCTTGAAGGGGCCAATGTAGCTGACATTGCAGCTATTTTGGATGAGCTCAACTTGGATGAGGCGATCTATGTCCTCAGGTTATTGAGTCCCAGTACAGCTGCGGATATCCTTATT
This Cecembia calidifontis DNA region includes the following protein-coding sequences:
- the pdxA gene encoding 4-hydroxythreonine-4-phosphate dehydrogenase PdxA, giving the protein MNPRKNKPVIGISIGDINGVGPEVTLKALLDNRLQKLITPVIYAHGKIVTFYRKQLELEDFNFMQIKSIDEVHHKKINVINVMDESPEVIPGVETQEAGKMAIASLDAAIKDLKEGKIDGLVTAPLNKNNINTPERKFIGHTEYLTAAFEVKESLMFLVAEDIRVGLVTGHMPIKQVASNVTAENIKKKLDIMLQSLQADFGIGKPRVAVLGLNPHAGEDGLLGDEEEQIIKPVIREYKDNGHLVFGPYSSDGFFGMMHQKKFDGVLAMYHDQGLIPFKSLAFETGVNFTAGLPVIRTSPDHGTAYNIAGKKIADEGSMRAAILQAYDIIKNRGDWESDED
- the metH gene encoding methionine synthase — its product is MSKIQKHNVLKLSGLEPLVFTPEINFVNIGERTNVTGSKKFAKLILNGQFDEALEIALDQVRGGAQILDVCMDEGMLDGVAAMERFLNLIASEPEISKIPIMIDSSRWEIILAGLKCIQGKGIVNSISLKNGEEEFIQQAKTIKKFGAAVVVMAFDEQGQADTYQRRIDICKRSYDILVKKVKFNPQDIIFDPNIFPVATGMEEHRRNALDFFLATKWIKENLPGAKVSGGVSNVSFSFRGNNPVREAMHAAFLYHAIRHGMDMGIVNPTMLEVYDDIPKDLLEKVEDVLFDRSDNATEALLAFAETVKSQDKKEIVSEAWRQDSVEKRIEHALVKGIIDYIIEDTEEARLKYQNPLKVIEGPLMDGMNVVGDLFGEGKMFLPQVVKSARVMKKAVAYLEPFMPKLGDTGYSQEQSSIKKILLATVKGDVHDIGKNIVGVVLACNSYQIIDLGVMVDAQKIIDEALKNKVDIIGLSGLITPSLDEMVNVASEMDRQGLKIPLLIGGATTSRIHTAVKIDPVYSGTVVHVTDASKSVPIAGEAISEETKEAYHKEIKATYKKLREEHEAKQQVKQLVSYEEAKANPVFIDWEHFQPIAPRKEGITVLDNLDLNILRKYIDWTPFFSTWMLSGKYPKILEDPVVGKEASRLYEDANQMLDQIIQEKWLEAKAVVGIFPVKRVHDDLKIFGGSKEYTLHFLRQQGKKGKGVPNRSLVDYIHPSKTDYLGGFAVTAGWGIEAKLKEFQEKHDDYHDIMLKALADRLAEAGAEYLHELIRKEIWGYAPSESLDNEALIKEEYIGIRPAPGYPACPEHSEKKTLFDLLEVEKNTGITLTDSFAMYPTSSVSGFYFAHPESKYFGLGKIGEDQVADYASRKGISKAQAEKWLSPNLAYSPSLQVQEN
- a CDS encoding glycosyltransferase family 4 protein, with the translated sequence MSLRRVLIITYYWPPSAGSGVQRWLKFAKYLPEYGWEPTIFTPENPDFELQDPSLEKDISPQLEVIKFPIWEPYGLFKKLKGNLKGDPATILEKKEKSLIDRLAIWLRANLLIPDPRVFWVKPSVSFLEDSMVKGHYQAIITTGPPHSMHLIGLQLHEKTGIPWLADFRDPWSKWEFLDTLPMLSWVLKRHQTLESRVLAKASAITTISPTFQKDLKKLANREVHLLTNGFDSDDFPTFSQNTGLKEKDLEIVYSGIIDAIRNPLPFLEAFKKAFEPSAFSVRFRFVGKVSSAVEQFVKNDNWLERHVEFIGYVSHQRVFEYYQAADILLLILTTTKNAQGNIPGKLFEYLASGKTILGLGDPNGDAASLIHQAQAGKIIEPNKQDEIVSFLKGYKSSDHATDKSLINRFSRKNLSSQLAQILENIAP
- a CDS encoding aldo/keto reductase yields the protein MKYRKLGKTGWSVSEVALGTWQVGGGWGKTFDEKTAHHIIHTAIDLGINFIDTADVYDAGLSEKAVGKVVRERKEKVYVATKCGRQIQPHTNEGYTPEVLRNFVENSLKNMGLETIDLIQLHCPPTPVYQRDEIFEEFVKLKAEGKIQAMGVSVELVEEAISAMKYDIVSSIQIIFNMFRHKPAEFLFTQPNIEDYGIIARVPLASGLLTEKLTATSVFGPQDHRTFNRNGEAFDKGETFSGIDYQKGLKAVEELKEIFKGNEPLSAWAIRWILMFPQVSTVIPGASKVEQVSANLHAMDLPMISAEQMDAVREVYEKYFKADIHHLW
- the metF gene encoding methylenetetrahydrofolate reductase [NAD(P)H], with translation MKITEYIEQADKPLFSFEILPPLKGQSLKDLCEGIEPLMEFNPPFVDVTYHREEFIYKKHPSGLLEKVATKKRPGTVGICAAIMNRFKVEAVPHLLCGGFTKEETENALIDLNFIGVQNILALRGDAPKSENKFVPEPNGHAYTKDLVKQIVNMNHGRYLHEETETGFHTDFCVGVAGYPEKHFEAPSLKFDLKHLKEKIDAGAEYIVTQMFFDNQKYFDFVKKVREMGITVPIIPGIKPITTLGQITMLPRTFYLDLPDALMDELEKCKTNADVREVGVEWAIHQSKELIANGVPVLHYYTMSKAEATYRIAKEVF
- the rsmA gene encoding 16S rRNA (adenine(1518)-N(6)/adenine(1519)-N(6))-dimethyltransferase RsmA, with protein sequence MEKVKPKKHLGQHFLTDLGIAEKIAKAVTGHLGVRKVLEIGPGMGVLTDFLLKEHWDLYLVDIDTESIQYLHQKYPMLGDKIIEADYLKKDFAPIMGGPYAVAGNFPYNISSQIFFKILEERNSVTEVVCMLQKEVAQRIASPKGNKDYGILSVLLQAYYDIEYLFTVPPGVFNPPPKVNSGVIRLKRNQVVNLDCDEKLFFRVVKQGFGMRRKTLRNSLKPLGLSDALKGDTILDKRAEQLDVQEFVILTKKLQESWNR
- a CDS encoding S41 family peptidase; amino-acid sequence: MRTIKVNFWGVLLVFAMVFASCNPESDEVELEKVENAVKKAIFDSMKDWYFWTTELPANVDVSKFSSNQELLDALMFQPLDRWSYLTTRAQFNAAFTGQASGAHGFSFAFDENERLFVAFVFSQGPAGRDGWRRGWEFIEINGRPISSYRNSNGSYSFDLGPNNVGVTNTFKFRLPDGTETTRTIEKGAFQTNSVLHRDVYHVAGKKVGHWVYQSFRATAGLTPTRSQEVDDSFDYFQREGINELIIDLRYNGGGSVAVTEQILNYLVPAAASGRPMYTNSHNGNKTERNVTVNFTKRGNLALDRVIFITSRGSASASELVINCLTPYMNVFLIGDNTYGKPVGSFPLSSFNRTLSANDVEIVPITFAIANANGQANYFDGFPANMRVGDNPARDWGDPLERRLAAALDYIANGSVSSRLASTYYKPVWEMIDAFEGLEKEFPMY
- a CDS encoding Dabb family protein; translated protein: MKSRRKFLQTLTVAGAAASLPIQLMAEQTKKQKMIHQVFFWLKNGVDVSDFIKEASVLGKCKTVDKFYIGTPAPTEARDVVDHSYQVACTLFFKSIEDQNAYQVDPLHLKFIERNSNKWSAVKVYDFVI